The Solanum pennellii chromosome 11, SPENNV200 sequence TGTACACTCATCCCTTTAACCACTTCTCTTTTTTCGATAATCGTGATGTCTGAGACAGCTTACACGTACCTCGACTAATTTCAAGAGTACTTACTATCTTCAAAATCAACATATGTACCGAGTAACTCTGTACACCAAGATTTAAAACCGATGAGAAGAAATCACTTTGTATTTTGTTAAAATCCGAGACCTCGTAATTTTCAATCCACTTTATTGACCACGAGGACTCGACTCTTTTATATTTCTCATTACTAAAAGGGATCACATTTCCTTCCTTTTTTCTCCTTGGCTTTTTGCAAGTTTTTTCATATACATTTTGGATTCTTATGCTTATACATACACACATGTGCATAGTTCGAGCCAAAAGTAATGAATTCGATTAAACTCATAGAATTCCGTTCCGTCATATATCCgccatcaaaataaaatataccttaGAATTGCTTCACTCTTGTGTTAGCAGAGATTCTTCCACTCTTAACCAGATATCTCGATTATCATATTCAAACCTTGAAATAAATGTTGCCATCGATAAAGAGGACTAAAATTTCTCATAGTGAACCTTACATGACACGAATTTAAATTAGTCGGACCATTCTGACTTCTTTGTTGTCTTGATGCAGTTGGTGAATCATGGTATACATAGTGACACAATTCAACACATAATTGAAGTTGGGAAGAAATTCTTTGAACTTCCCTTTGAAGAAAGAGCAAAATACATGTCTATTGATATGCAAGCACCAGTTAGAGTTGGCACAAGTTACAATCAAAATAAAGATGGAGTATTTTGTTGGAGGGATTTTCTTAAACTTAGTTGCCATTCTTTGTCAAGTGATTTGCTCTCACTTTGGCCCTCTTCTCCAGTAGATCTCAGgtgataattattttaatattataaaataacaagtattaaaaaaaataaagtcaacttttataaaaagatcTCTACTTGCATTATTAAATGTCACAacttataaattcaaattagatTGCTTACTTGACCAATTATAAAGTCAACTATTTACCTGATTCATTTTACGTGAcgttatattttaataatttccaAAAGTCAAATATTTAAGTAgtatattaaaactttaattattATAACACTATATTTATGTAGTTCTTGAGTATATAAATTTCTTTCGAAAAAGTAAATTAAcacgaaaaaaaattaaattctttagCATCAATAGCCAGTATCTCAATCGCTTAAACTAAAAATAGCTAGAGGACGTATAATATGTGTATAATAgtgtataatatatgtatatcgtttacgattttttttctaatagttACTTTTTTTTGATTGATGAATAGGGAGGCAGCTTCAAACTACTCAAAGCAAGCAAAATTCTTGTACCAATTGTTAGTTGGAGCAATTCTTGAAAGTTTGGGGATTGTTAATAATAATGATAGTCAAAATTTGAAAGAGTTTGAGGATGGGAGCCAActtttagtgttgaattgttATCCTTCTTGTCCAGAGCCAGATTTGACACTTGGAATGCCACCACATTCAGATTATGGCTTACTTACACTTTTACTACAAGATGAAGTGAAAGGTTTACAGATACAACATCAAGGAAAATGGTTGACTGTTGAACCTATTCCAAATTCCTTTGTTGTCAATGTTGGAGACCATCTTGAGGTCAGTTCTGTTTCAATTTACGTGacattgttattatttttggagagtcgaacaactttttttgttcagagattaaaaaaagttcatttatctttttaacgTTTACATAGGGAGCGGTTTGTAAAAGTAACGTCATTAACCTGTCATGTTTTTGAGAAATAGTTATCGTTATGGAGTTTTAAGTTGAATACGGAAACTCTAGGTTATTACAATTACAAACGTTGAAAAATGATTATTTGTCAATTTAATGCTTCCCTCCATTTCCATTTACTTGtcaaatatttcttaatttgatTTCTAATATAATTTGTCATCTTTTGACTAATTAAGAAAGGATTATTTGTTTTGCTTTCTATTATATCCTCGATTTAttaatattgagttaatatttttgaaaaatatagtgAGTAAATATGTTTAAGACTCTATCAATTAATAGTGATAAAATGGTAAACTCGTGACTATACCAATCATTGTTCTCTTTATAAGTGAGTCAAGTCAAAAtttgacaagtaaaaatgaatggTGAGAATAACCTTACTAGACACGAATCTGGATTAGTCTGATCTCGATATATGGTATCAGACACCGAGTGAAAAACCGGAAAAAATCCTCTAAATTATTCTAATTTATATGTTTGTCAAGATATTATCTAATCTTTTTCCCTATcaatttttcagattttcagCAATGGAAGGTACAAAAGTGTGCTACATAGGGTACTTGtaaattcatcaaaatcaaGAATCTCAGTTGCTTCACTACATAGTTTGCCTTATAGCTCCAAAATTCAGCCTTCTCCAAATCTCATCAATGAATCAAACCCTAAACTCTACAAGGATACTGATTTTGCTACTTTTCTTGAATATATTTCATCTTGTGAACACAAAAGCAAAAGTTTCTTGGAATCtagaaaattgattaattaatcaGGTCACGAGTTCGAGCACTGAAAATATAGTCGCACGCTTTATCCTACAAAGAGAGACTTCTCGACGGGAATCTGAATTAGTCAAGTACCTATGCATATATCGGAGATTATAATTTTGTGTATGTTATTAGTTGTAGTGATTGTTAATTATCccaaatgagaaaataagttaattatttgCAAAAGGAGCATAGGCAACCATATTATTGTAATTCTTTCGAGCTAATGATTAAGAATATTGTATGGCTTAAAAGATGATTATTGTTTTCATgtgtatttaaaatttttcttttttatttttaagtttttagtTGCATAGTCCACTATTTTCTTATGATAATGTTCAATAACTCAATATACaaagttttgatgttttttccaaacatgtttaattaaaaaCTCGATGTTTTATACACCTagtatacaaaaattatacaCAATTAAGTTTTATGCATCGATATATAGTAAGACTTTGTATTATTCCTTGAGCCTCTTATGAAATTATATCatcttataataaaaatactcaTTTTTGTAACATAAGGAAACCCTTGAAAGTCGATCAtaagtcaaaaaaaattgaggttGTCCGTCAATTTTGACCTTCGATTTTTAACTGTAATTTATCGTTGAACTATTTGAAACAggataatttcttttttcttgttcttttattttgacctattttgaaaaattcaacgtatttttgttctttttccctTAGATTTAATTGGAAATTATTGCAATGGTATATTCAACTTGTATTATATAATGTGGACATAGGGACCTAAAGTCCCAAATTTGTTCTTTTAGTACTAAATTGACAATTGAAGTGTGAAGTTAGTGTAATTAATTGACATtttataacaaacataatataattgaCATATTACTAGAGTCAATTATTTGGGCAAACTGTACAACTCTAATGATGTGTACATTACTAAGGAAGTCATTTTCTGATGGAAaatattataacaataatatatatatatatatttaatataattttacgagtgaaatttaaaaaaatagtatatattCGTATATATGTAGTTTTATTCCCACCTTAGAGTATATAATTATGTaaagtaaataatataataatgaagaatcTATACTAAAAACAATGAATCAGAGAATAATATACATCAACcacaaataatatgataattgaagCTGAAAAGCAAattgaataataagataatacataagacaataataaaatcaatactTACACGAAAACTAGAATTTGTTTCAACTATCTACAGACCTTCTATCACAATTCTCAAACTTCAAATCTTCCTATTTAAGATTATATCCATGTAACCTTCAAGCAGAAGTAGAATtagaattttcaataagggtTTCAAAAAACTTTAGAAATAGACACATGAAGTAGCTAAAATaggttcgacatctactatatatacatatataattattttaaccatgATTTAGTACAAGGTGGCTCCGCCCCTGCCTTCAAGGgctaaatcaaaattataatagttATGGATTTGAcaaaattttagtaatttaatcAAACTTAAATGtggttttcaaaaatatatataaattataatttatttatttttgtgagaTTTATACATAAACTATCATTCATTATATTTAAACACATCTCGACGattaattatttactttttatatcaaaataatcaaatatcatTCATGAATATTTCCACTTTGGTTTACGGCACATTCTAGTTGGCCATAATTAAAAGTccatgtatatttatatatatattgactcATTGACAACTGACCAAAGAAATTAAATTCCTGGTCTCccataatttaataataataaagatctaaacgaaaataaaaagatattttttttttcaaaatttcaactgCAGACATTTTAcgacaaagaaaaaaaaaagatagtatAAATTTTGACCAAGTACTATTAAATTAATGTCAATAAATGGTGTGTTTGTTAgggagaaaaatatttcttttgaaatactTTCAATTTTCTTATGTTCCTTAATCAAAGtatctttatttatattaagttaaaaatactaggagtaaatataatttataatttataagtgACATTTTACGTTAATTGTCTCCAGCTCTCCACTTCCATCATTTTGCCCCCTTGCTCTCCTAAGATCCCACCTCTAAATTATATCGGTggattttataatatttgtttagattatatataaatattttttttctactttatttatGCTCTATTTAACTCATTTACcatatttactcttttttggCTTTAATAGaagatataattataatattttagttaatGGTAGCATTCTAAGCTATTTGAAGTATTTTCATGATTAGTTAAAACAACTCTGAGTTGATTTAATTTGCTTCTCTAAGGTAGTGgttcatgtatatatacaacaattttagacaaTCATTAGCAATATATAAGTGTAAAAGAGTGTCATCCACGCGATAATATAAGATCTGTATATATTCCATCTTTTTTAAATCTCACtcgttaatattttatttttatttttgtaggtCCTAGAAAGTAACAAAATGGAccattttatcaaatatatttctaagcagttttgatttatgtagatttgtcaaatatttaataaattatatctaTTGAATTTATGGAAACTCCAAATTTTTTTAGCAAGAACTCATAATTAGAGCCTTAGAGGTGCAATTTCTATTATTTTGGGTTTATTTTCTAGAGTTTGAGATAGCTCTTTAAGCTGTACCTTCTAATATTTTTCTTGTACTTTTAAGTATCTAGTGCAAAATATTTAGTGTTGCAATTTTtagaatttgatgaaaaatatattgatggttattgtcaaatttttttttgtcacatGAGTACCCCTCAAATCAAATAGATAgagtttattaaattttatacaaatttatcaAAAGTGATTATTTGTAAGTAActagaaaatataattacttaaaACCTAACCCCATAAATAAAGTACCCTTTTTGCTTAATAGGTTTGGTCCATGTTGAGTTTGAATAAATTAGGTGGTGGTTGATCCCATTTCAATGAAATTAATGTAAAAGTATTCAAAGTCTTTAGAATCGACATTTCTAGTTATAATGAGAACTAGATACCACATGGGCAGGGACGGAGTTTTGGAGCAATAATAAAGTTATCTTTGTGTGATTTATAGATTACGAATTTGAACCGTGAAAGTAATCACTAATATTGACATTAGGATAAATTGTTTATATCATTCTCCGTGGAATATATATCCTTCCTTAAATCCTGCTAACATGAGATACTTTATGTTTCGAGTTATCCTTAATTGATATAGAATTCATAAACTCAAAGTGTTAGCTCTATATAATCCTGACTCATGGGTCAATGCAAGGATCAATCTTAATTAGTAAGACGTGGTCTCttgcttctttctttttattttgtctttatgttatctatatattatgatttatgttatcTATATATTATGAATTCGAGCAGTGAAAACATTCACTAATATTCACAATAGGATAGATTGTCTACATCATATTACTTCGAGATGTCACCCCTCCGCAGTCCTGTTAACATGAGATACTTTATGCTCCGAGTTATCCTTAATTGATATATAGAGTTCATAAACTCAAAATGTTAGTTTTATCTATTGATCTCGACGCAAGGGTCAATCTTAGTTGGTGAAACATGacctctttcttctttcttctttttttcgcTCAGTATTCGATACTCACATTGAACTCCAACTAaatctgaattcatttttttgttccaCCCGATAGTTCAGAACTACCCACATTAGAGTCCGATTAGATTCAAATTTGTGCTAGAAAGTCTTACATTAAGGATAAAGCGTTTCCTAATAAAAGCGACTGAAAAACTCAAACCCAAAACTTTTtacgaaataaaaaaatacttaccaTCCCACTACCGATCGGTGAAACATGACCTCTTTTCTTGTTAATTCATGTGGTCCGAGTTCTATCCAAATATGTCCAAGACAAGAAGGGAACGTGACAAGGATGTTGTAGTTATTATAAACTacaatttaacatttaaaagtTAGATAAAACGTTTTAGtctaacatttaaaataaatacgGAATAATTTATATCGATGGTCAttaaattcacttttttttctgTTCAAGAAATACATTTCATTAATTCTCTAAACTTCATGATTTATACTATACAAAAGTCactaaactaattatttatataaaattagtcataaaattagttttataaCGATAAATCGATCCCCTTAAATGCCTTCTGAGTCGAGCCTGTCTCATAGGGCTTGCCTAGTGCGATTTACATTCCCTCTGTGGTTTGCAGGCTATTACACAGTGGGGATTTTAATCAGTGCGCACAAAGTGCTCACCCGAAGGGTAGAGGCTATGATAGAGATTATAGCGGCTGCAGATTATTCTGGAGTtccaaaaaaaatctataaaataactaaattaaatg is a genomic window containing:
- the LOC107004125 gene encoding protein DMR6-LIKE OXYGENASE 2-like codes for the protein MCPTMNILATEKIKENYEGKNECKYQKGVRHLCESGITKIPRKYILPISDRPLIVKKEEKIEENLNLPIIDFAQLQGPNRSQVLKSLAKACEEYGFFQLVNHGIHSDTIQHIIEVGKKFFELPFEERAKYMSIDMQAPVRVGTSYNQNKDGVFCWRDFLKLSCHSLSSDLLSLWPSSPVDLREAASNYSKQAKFLYQLLVGAILESLGIVNNNDSQNLKEFEDGSQLLVLNCYPSCPEPDLTLGMPPHSDYGLLTLLLQDEVKGLQIQHQGKWLTVEPIPNSFVVNVGDHLEIFSNGRYKSVLHRVLVNSSKSRISVASLHSLPYSSKIQPSPNLINESNPKLYKDTDFATFLEYISSCEHKSKSFLESRKLIN